Sequence from the Zeugodacus cucurbitae isolate PBARC_wt_2022May chromosome 2, idZeuCucr1.2, whole genome shotgun sequence genome:
ACTTCcgcaaatatttctttttgttcgTCTTCGGGAATAGTAGCGCGATACTGTTTCATCATGTCGTATTTCTCCCATGGTTTTTCATGTGCCAATGCCTGCCGACGTTGTTTATCAGTGATGTATTGTTCCACATTGGCTACTCCCTGTAGGTTCTGTCGTTCCCACCGCTCCAACCATGGTCGTGGACGCAATACTACTTTAACGTCATTTATTGGCACTTCAGCATTATCATCCAAATGCTCAGGTTCCATATTTAAATCAACAGTGCTATATTCAGGCAATGCGTCACGCAAATACAGCAGATGGTCATCCAAACGCTTTTCCAGACGAAGTACTTCAATTTTATGAATAGTGGGATCGTACAATTCGTAGCGCACTTCGACACCCTGATGATCGATTACGTTGCGCAATATGAAACGAGCTCTAAGACCGCAACGATCGCGATGAATACATATACCTAGAAAATTACGGTACATTAAGCTAAGCAGCTAAGACTTTGCAGCGACATTATTTTTTGCACTTACCAACGAAACGACTGATTTTCCCAGTTGCGTGTGGATCGGAGCTTGTTACCGCTAGTATTGAGCCTACATAGAATTCTGGAATGTCAATTTTATTTCGACGATCTAGCATGTCCATGCGTTCCAGCTTCTCGCGCACTGGATTACGCCATTCCACTTTTGGATCCGGTAAAAATTCAGGATAAATAAAACGATAATTCTGTGGAATCACTGATTTGCGTCCTTCAGTAGATGCTGTGGAACTTGATTGGTTTGGTTTTTGATGGAAGGCTGGTAATTCATTTGCCTGaggttttgttgaaaatgtGACTGCATAACAAGTgaatgacaaaaaaattataaatcgtttttaat
This genomic interval carries:
- the LOC105214043 gene encoding 39S ribosomal protein L19, mitochondrial, producing the protein MNITNRVLAPSWRKGNSFIRIVTFSTKPQANELPAFHQKPNQSSSTASTEGRKSVIPQNYRFIYPEFLPDPKVEWRNPVREKLERMDMLDRRNKIDIPEFYVGSILAVTSSDPHATGKISRFVGICIHRDRCGLRARFILRNVIDHQGVEVRYELYDPTIHKIEVLRLEKRLDDHLLYLRDALPEYSTVDLNMEPEHLDDNAEVPINDVKVVLRPRPWLERWERQNLQGVANVEQYITDKQRRQALAHEKPWEKYDMMKQYRATIPEDEQKEIFAEVHSQLHSLELQRKRNKRKRSFVKPTKLA